One segment of Streptomyces bathyalis DNA contains the following:
- the cobO gene encoding cob(I)yrinic acid a,c-diamide adenosyltransferase — MPKGQPSSVPDDGLTTRQRRNRPLLAVHTGPGKGKSTAAFGMALRAWNQGWPIGVFQFVKSAKWKVGEERALRVLGASGEGGTVDWHKMGEGWSWIQRDGEMSNEEAAREGWEQVKRDLAAETYRLYVLDEFAYPMHWGWIDTDEVVSVLSERPGAQHVVITGRNAPGKLIDAADLVTEMSKVKHPMDAGQKGQRGIEW; from the coding sequence GTGCCGAAGGGACAGCCGAGCTCCGTACCCGACGACGGACTCACCACACGCCAGCGCCGCAACCGGCCGCTCCTCGCGGTGCACACCGGCCCCGGGAAGGGCAAGTCGACAGCCGCGTTCGGGATGGCGCTGCGCGCCTGGAACCAGGGATGGCCGATCGGGGTGTTCCAGTTCGTGAAGTCGGCCAAGTGGAAGGTCGGCGAGGAGCGGGCCCTGCGGGTACTCGGTGCCAGCGGCGAGGGCGGCACCGTCGACTGGCACAAGATGGGCGAGGGCTGGTCCTGGATCCAGCGGGACGGCGAGATGAGCAACGAGGAGGCGGCGCGCGAGGGTTGGGAGCAGGTCAAGCGCGACCTGGCCGCCGAGACCTACCGCCTGTACGTGCTCGACGAGTTCGCGTACCCGATGCACTGGGGTTGGATCGACACGGACGAGGTGGTGTCCGTGCTGAGCGAGCGTCCGGGCGCCCAGCACGTGGTCATCACGGGGCGCAACGCGCCCGGGAAGCTGATCGACGCGGCCGATCTGGTCACCGAGATGTCCAAGGTGAAACACCCGATGGACGCAGGCCAGAAGGGCCAGCGGGGCATCGAGTGGTGA
- a CDS encoding acyl-CoA synthetase, whose amino-acid sequence MSTLFPALTRPSEKTALRFGEQSLTYSELAGVAGALAAELTPGQRVAVWATPTMETSVAVLAALLAGAPVVPLNPKIGERELAHILGDSEPGLVLAERDAALPAPLDALPRTAVDTTPRPGPVALPAEPDEEAPAVIVYTSGTTGPPKGTVLPRRALTATLDALRDAWQWTEEDVLVHGLPLFHVHGLILGILGPLRRAGTVQHLGRFSADGVRQALEGGATMLFGVPTMYHRIAEEVGGDAELARALAGARLLVSGSAALPVHDHERIAAATGQRIVERYGMTETLMNTSVRADGERRPGTVGVPLDGVELRLVDEEGQTVEAMDGETVGEIQVRGRNLFTEYLNRPDATAEAFDGGWFRTGDMATRDPDGYVRIVGRKATDIIKSGGYKIGAGEIENALLEHPDVTEAAVTGESDDDLGERIVAWIVPGARRPGEQELADHVAKQLSPHKRPRVVRFRETLPRNDMGKLMKRALHE is encoded by the coding sequence GTGTCCACCCTCTTCCCGGCGCTGACCCGGCCGTCCGAAAAGACCGCGCTGCGGTTCGGCGAGCAGTCGCTCACCTACTCCGAACTCGCCGGTGTGGCGGGGGCGCTCGCCGCCGAGCTCACCCCTGGGCAGAGGGTCGCCGTCTGGGCCACCCCCACCATGGAGACGAGCGTCGCCGTGCTTGCCGCGCTGCTCGCCGGAGCGCCCGTCGTCCCCCTCAACCCGAAGATCGGCGAACGCGAACTGGCCCACATCCTCGGCGACAGTGAACCCGGCCTCGTACTCGCTGAGCGCGACGCGGCGCTTCCCGCCCCGCTCGACGCGCTGCCGCGCACCGCCGTCGACACCACGCCCCGGCCCGGCCCGGTCGCTCTGCCCGCCGAACCCGACGAGGAAGCACCGGCGGTGATCGTCTACACCTCCGGCACCACGGGGCCGCCCAAGGGCACCGTCCTGCCCCGCCGCGCCCTGACCGCCACGCTCGACGCGCTCCGGGACGCCTGGCAGTGGACGGAGGAGGACGTGCTCGTGCACGGCCTGCCGCTCTTCCACGTGCACGGACTCATCCTCGGCATACTCGGCCCGCTGCGCCGCGCGGGCACGGTCCAGCACCTCGGCCGCTTCTCCGCCGACGGCGTGCGGCAGGCCCTGGAGGGCGGGGCCACGATGCTCTTCGGCGTGCCGACGATGTACCACCGCATCGCCGAAGAGGTGGGCGGCGACGCGGAGTTGGCCCGGGCGCTGGCCGGCGCCCGGCTCCTGGTGTCGGGGTCGGCGGCACTGCCGGTGCACGATCACGAGCGGATCGCCGCCGCCACGGGGCAGCGCATCGTCGAGCGGTACGGCATGACGGAGACGCTGATGAACACCAGCGTCCGGGCCGACGGCGAGCGCCGGCCGGGAACGGTGGGCGTTCCGCTGGACGGCGTCGAGCTGCGGCTGGTCGACGAGGAAGGGCAGACCGTCGAGGCCATGGACGGTGAGACGGTCGGCGAGATCCAGGTCCGCGGACGCAATCTGTTCACCGAGTACCTCAACCGGCCGGACGCCACGGCCGAGGCCTTCGACGGAGGCTGGTTCCGCACGGGCGACATGGCGACACGTGACCCCGACGGGTACGTACGGATCGTCGGCCGCAAGGCCACCGACATCATCAAGAGCGGCGGGTACAAGATCGGGGCGGGGGAGATCGAGAACGCGCTGCTGGAGCACCCCGACGTGACGGAGGCCGCCGTGACCGGCGAGAGCGACGACGACCTCGGCGAACGCATCGTCGCGTGGATCGTGCCCGGAGCCCGCCGCCCCGGCGAGCAGGAGCTGGCCGATCATGTGGCCAAGCAGCTCTCCCCGCACAAGCGGCCGCGGGTCGTGCGCTTCCGCGAGACGCTGCCGCGCAACGACATGGGCAAGCTCATGAAGCGTGCGCTCCATGAGTGA
- a CDS encoding cobalamin biosynthesis protein, translating into MTRPAGAAADPDEAESRTPSLVVGVGTGRGVSSDEVIGLIERTLREAGLSLRCVAELATVEAKAGEPGLLAAADRLRLPLRTFTAAVLAAVEVPNPTDATRAAMGTPSVSEAAALAAAGEYGMLIVPKTKSASPDGSPAMATAAVARRRRAGALPAAGGVPEKDGSAVAAAVPDATPGAGSSSGAVADGGGGPGAASAATQNQHSKENQ; encoded by the coding sequence GTGACGCGGCCGGCCGGAGCGGCCGCGGACCCGGACGAGGCCGAATCGCGCACGCCCTCCCTGGTTGTCGGAGTGGGCACCGGCCGGGGCGTCAGCAGCGACGAAGTGATCGGCCTGATCGAGCGGACGCTGCGAGAGGCGGGGCTGTCCCTGCGCTGTGTAGCCGAGTTGGCGACGGTCGAGGCGAAGGCCGGCGAACCGGGCCTGCTCGCGGCCGCGGACCGGCTCCGCCTGCCGCTGCGCACCTTCACCGCCGCCGTCCTCGCCGCCGTCGAGGTGCCGAATCCCACCGACGCAACGCGGGCCGCCATGGGTACGCCGTCCGTCTCGGAGGCCGCCGCCCTCGCTGCCGCCGGCGAATACGGCATGCTGATCGTGCCCAAGACCAAGTCCGCGTCCCCGGACGGTTCTCCGGCCATGGCGACCGCCGCCGTGGCACGCCGGCGCCGGGCGGGCGCTCTGCCGGCCGCCGGTGGCGTCCCGGAGAAGGACGGTTCGGCGGTGGCCGCTGCCGTGCCCGACGCCACGCCCGGCGCGGGGAGTTCGTCCGGCGCCGTGGCGGACGGGGGCGGCGGTCCGGGCGCCGCGAGCGCGGCCACGCAGAACCAGCACAGCAAGGAGAACCAGTGA
- a CDS encoding FadR/GntR family transcriptional regulator, with protein sequence MTDDALRPMTRPRLYEQVLDRLRAYAVDHELSAGDRLPPERELAQRLGVSRSSVKQAVVVLEVQGLVETRHGGGTYLVRDTLDAEPVERLVERRRRLPDVLEAREALETKLAELAAERRTDEDLEAMRTALRAMESDISTGGHGVDGDRRFHAAVTAAGHSTLLAEFMGSISEPVAESRNESLRQPGRPTRSLEQHARILAAIERGDPKAAAAAMRRHVRTVAKVRLLEWNPDEAGKGEPDRD encoded by the coding sequence ATGACCGACGACGCGCTGCGACCGATGACCCGCCCGCGCCTGTACGAGCAGGTTCTGGACCGGTTGCGTGCGTACGCCGTCGATCACGAACTGAGCGCCGGGGACCGCCTCCCGCCCGAGCGCGAACTCGCCCAGCGGCTGGGGGTGAGCCGCTCTTCCGTCAAGCAGGCCGTGGTCGTCCTGGAGGTGCAGGGGCTCGTCGAGACACGTCACGGCGGCGGCACCTACCTAGTGCGCGACACCCTCGACGCCGAGCCCGTCGAACGGCTCGTGGAGCGCCGGCGGCGCCTGCCGGACGTGCTCGAGGCACGCGAGGCACTGGAGACCAAGCTCGCAGAACTGGCCGCGGAGCGCCGCACCGACGAGGACCTCGAAGCGATGCGCACCGCCCTGCGTGCCATGGAGTCGGACATCTCGACGGGAGGCCACGGCGTGGACGGCGACCGCCGGTTCCACGCGGCCGTCACCGCCGCCGGACACAGCACACTGCTCGCGGAGTTCATGGGCTCGATCTCCGAACCGGTCGCCGAGAGCCGCAACGAATCGCTGCGCCAGCCCGGCCGGCCCACACGCTCACTGGAGCAGCACGCGCGCATCCTCGCCGCCATCGAGCGCGGCGACCCGAAGGCCGCGGCGGCGGCGATGCGCCGTCACGTGCGCACGGTCGCCAAGGTCCGCCTTCTGGAGTGGAATCCGGACGAGGCGGGCAAGGGCGAGCCGGACCGGGACTGA
- the cobC gene encoding Rv2231c family pyridoxal phosphate-dependent protein CobC: MRTPTESEQALEAGLLRHHGDAEVRDGGRELTDLAVNVRAGTPPRWLKDRIAASLDDLAAYPDGRPARRTVAARHGLAEEQVLLTAGAAEAFVLLARAFRARRPAVVHPQFTEPEAALRDAGHDVERVVLDPGNGFRLDPAAVPAGADLVVVGNPTNPTSVLHPAEALAGLAREGRTLVVDEAFIDAVPGERESLAPLLGAGPEQAPLPGRVVVLRSLTKTWGLAGLRIGYVLSDPATVSELARHQPLWPVSAPALTAAEACCEPRALSEAEEAARQVARDRNHLLARLGEFAPEGLSVHGSPQAPFVLVRHPRAAALREDLRSLGLAVRRGDTFPGLGPQWFRIAVRDEECTDRLASALRELLGGETRAAAHPDARDG, encoded by the coding sequence ATGCGCACTCCCACTGAGAGCGAGCAGGCATTGGAAGCGGGCCTCCTCCGGCATCACGGCGACGCCGAAGTACGGGACGGCGGGCGGGAGTTGACCGACCTCGCGGTCAACGTACGTGCGGGCACCCCGCCGCGCTGGCTCAAGGACCGCATCGCCGCCTCGCTCGACGATCTGGCCGCCTACCCCGACGGCCGTCCCGCCCGCCGGACAGTGGCCGCCCGGCACGGTCTCGCGGAGGAGCAGGTGCTGCTCACCGCCGGGGCGGCCGAGGCGTTCGTCCTGCTGGCACGCGCGTTCCGCGCGCGTCGGCCGGCCGTGGTCCATCCGCAGTTCACCGAGCCCGAGGCGGCGCTGCGGGATGCCGGGCACGACGTGGAACGCGTGGTGCTGGATCCCGGCAACGGGTTCCGGCTCGACCCCGCGGCGGTGCCCGCAGGCGCGGACCTCGTCGTCGTGGGCAATCCGACCAACCCCACCTCCGTGCTGCATCCCGCCGAGGCACTCGCCGGACTCGCGCGCGAGGGACGGACGTTGGTCGTCGACGAGGCGTTCATCGACGCGGTGCCCGGCGAACGGGAGTCCCTGGCACCGCTGTTGGGCGCCGGGCCGGAGCAAGCACCGCTTCCCGGCCGCGTCGTGGTGCTCCGCAGCCTCACGAAGACGTGGGGCCTGGCGGGTCTGCGCATCGGGTACGTCCTCTCCGATCCCGCCACGGTGTCCGAACTCGCGCGGCACCAGCCTCTGTGGCCGGTGTCGGCTCCGGCGCTGACCGCGGCGGAGGCATGCTGCGAACCGCGGGCGCTCAGCGAGGCCGAGGAGGCGGCACGGCAGGTCGCCCGTGACCGGAACCATCTGCTCGCGCGGCTGGGCGAGTTCGCACCGGAGGGCCTGTCCGTGCACGGGTCACCGCAGGCCCCGTTCGTACTGGTGCGGCACCCGCGTGCCGCTGCTCTCCGCGAGGACCTGCGGTCGCTGGGGCTGGCGGTGCGGCGCGGCGACACCTTCCCGGGGCTGGGCCCGCAGTGGTTCCGTATCGCCGTCCGGGACGAGGAGTGCACGGATCGGCTGGCCTCGGCGCTGCGCGAGCTTCTCGGCGGGGAGACACGAGCGGCAGCCCACCCGGACGCCCGGGACGGCTGA
- a CDS encoding cobyrinate a,c-diamide synthase has protein sequence MSERCVNPPRLVVAAPSSGSGKTTVATGMMAAFTEAGMTVSPHKTGPDYIDPGYHALATGRPGRNLDAYLCGPERIAPLFAHAAAGTQLAVVEGVMGLYDGAAGSGELASTAQVAKLLKAPVVLVVDASSQSRSVAALVHGFASWDPELRVAGVVLNKVASSRHEALLREALEGSGVPVMGALRRDAGADTPSRHLGLVPAAERQAEAVESVATLAARVREGCDMQALLALARSAPPLPVTPWEAAVEVSGRSAPVAAHGERPRIAVAGGAAFTFSYAEHAELLEAAGAETVVFDPLRDESLPEGTRGLVVGGGFPEVYGPQLSANKPLRQAVREFVAAGGPVAAECAGMLYLSRELDGEEMCGVLDGVARMTGRLTLGYRDAVAVDDSVLAPAGLRVRGHEFHRTTLSPQAGDAPAWGLVRPERRKEGFVGGPTRNVHASYLHVHWASAPMMARRFVERCVA, from the coding sequence ATGAGCGAACGCTGCGTGAACCCACCGCGTCTCGTCGTCGCCGCGCCGTCCTCCGGCAGCGGCAAGACGACGGTGGCGACCGGGATGATGGCCGCCTTCACCGAGGCGGGCATGACCGTCTCGCCGCACAAGACCGGGCCGGATTACATCGATCCGGGCTACCACGCCCTGGCCACCGGCCGTCCCGGGCGGAATCTCGACGCGTATCTGTGCGGCCCGGAACGGATCGCGCCGCTGTTCGCGCACGCCGCCGCCGGGACCCAACTCGCCGTCGTCGAGGGCGTGATGGGCCTGTACGACGGTGCGGCGGGATCGGGCGAGCTGGCGTCGACCGCGCAGGTGGCGAAGCTGCTCAAGGCACCCGTGGTGCTGGTGGTGGACGCCTCGTCGCAGTCGCGCTCCGTCGCGGCGCTGGTGCACGGATTCGCCTCGTGGGACCCGGAGTTGCGGGTGGCGGGCGTCGTCCTGAACAAGGTCGCGTCCAGCCGGCACGAGGCCCTGCTGCGGGAGGCGCTGGAGGGATCCGGCGTGCCGGTGATGGGTGCGCTGCGGCGCGACGCCGGCGCGGACACGCCGTCCAGACATCTCGGGCTGGTGCCGGCGGCCGAACGGCAAGCCGAGGCAGTGGAGTCGGTGGCGACGCTCGCCGCCCGCGTGCGTGAGGGCTGCGACATGCAGGCGCTGCTCGCGCTGGCGCGCAGCGCTCCCCCGCTTCCCGTCACACCTTGGGAGGCGGCGGTCGAAGTGAGCGGCCGCAGCGCTCCCGTGGCGGCTCACGGCGAGCGGCCGCGCATAGCCGTCGCCGGGGGCGCCGCCTTCACCTTCTCCTACGCCGAACATGCCGAACTGCTGGAGGCGGCCGGTGCGGAGACCGTCGTCTTCGACCCGTTGCGCGACGAGAGCCTGCCCGAGGGCACGCGCGGGCTCGTCGTCGGGGGCGGCTTCCCCGAGGTGTACGGGCCGCAGCTGTCGGCCAACAAGCCGCTGCGCCAGGCCGTACGCGAATTCGTCGCAGCCGGCGGCCCCGTGGCCGCCGAGTGCGCGGGCATGCTGTACCTGTCCCGTGAATTGGACGGCGAGGAGATGTGCGGAGTGCTGGACGGCGTTGCCCGCATGACGGGGCGACTCACGCTCGGCTACCGCGATGCCGTCGCCGTCGACGACAGCGTCCTGGCACCTGCCGGACTGCGCGTGCGGGGGCACGAGTTCCACCGCACCACGCTCTCTCCCCAGGCCGGCGACGCGCCCGCGTGGGGCCTGGTGCGCCCGGAGCGGCGCAAGGAGGGCTTCGTGGGCGGCCCCACGCGCAACGTCCACGCGTCGTATCTGCATGTGCACTGGGCCTCCGCACCCATGATGGCCCGCCGGTTCGTGGAGAGGTGCGTCGCGTGA
- a CDS encoding SLC13 family permease: MSAELISILVLAVIFVVATTRSVNIGALAFAAAFGVGTLAAGFEAEKVFAGFPGDLFVVLVGVTYFFAIARANGTTDWLVHAGIRVVRGRIVLIPWVMFAVTGVLTAIGAVSPAAVAIIAPIAMGFAAKYRIHPLLMGALVVHGAQAGGFSPISIYGSTVNGIVAREGLPGNELALFSASLVVNLVIAAVIFVACGGMGLRGTRAEDGADEDGGAGAGEGIGAGGATGGSGAPAAAGAPAGGGGGTAVATQTGESTGRDRSGGDGSLPAGAERLTPARTATLTGLVLLVVAVLGFDLDAGLTAIALAVVLAVIWPADSKQAINGITWPTVLLVCGMLTYVNVLDEMGTIEWAGEGVAAIGVPLIAALLFCYIGGFVSAFASSVGIIGALIPLVVPFLEKGEIGVVGMVAALSVSATVVDVSPFSTNGALVLASAEEVDRDRFFRQLMIYGGVVTAAVPALIWLAMVVPGFG, encoded by the coding sequence ATGTCTGCCGAACTCATATCGATCCTGGTGCTGGCGGTGATCTTCGTCGTCGCCACGACCCGCTCCGTCAATATCGGTGCCCTCGCCTTCGCGGCGGCGTTCGGCGTCGGCACGCTGGCCGCCGGATTCGAGGCCGAGAAGGTCTTCGCCGGATTCCCCGGTGATCTCTTCGTCGTGCTCGTCGGCGTGACCTACTTCTTCGCCATCGCGCGCGCCAACGGCACGACGGACTGGCTGGTTCATGCCGGGATCAGGGTCGTGCGCGGCCGCATCGTGCTCATCCCGTGGGTGATGTTCGCGGTCACGGGCGTGCTGACGGCGATCGGCGCGGTCAGCCCCGCGGCGGTCGCCATCATCGCGCCGATCGCGATGGGCTTCGCGGCCAAGTACCGCATCCACCCGCTGCTCATGGGCGCGCTCGTGGTGCACGGCGCTCAGGCGGGCGGCTTCTCGCCGATCAGCATCTACGGATCGACGGTCAACGGCATCGTCGCCAGGGAGGGCCTGCCCGGGAACGAGCTGGCGCTCTTCTCGGCCAGCCTCGTCGTCAACCTCGTCATCGCCGCCGTCATCTTCGTCGCCTGCGGCGGTATGGGCCTGCGCGGCACCAGGGCCGAGGACGGCGCGGACGAGGACGGCGGCGCGGGCGCCGGTGAGGGGATCGGCGCCGGCGGTGCGACCGGTGGCTCCGGTGCCCCTGCCGCCGCAGGGGCACCGGCGGGCGGCGGTGGCGGTACGGCCGTGGCCACGCAGACCGGGGAGAGCACTGGCCGGGACCGCTCCGGCGGCGACGGCAGCCTGCCGGCCGGCGCCGAGCGGCTCACCCCGGCCCGTACCGCCACGCTCACCGGCCTCGTCCTGCTCGTGGTCGCGGTGCTGGGCTTCGACCTCGACGCGGGCCTGACCGCGATCGCGCTGGCCGTGGTGCTCGCCGTGATCTGGCCCGCCGACAGCAAGCAGGCCATCAACGGCATCACCTGGCCGACCGTCCTCCTGGTGTGCGGCATGCTCACCTACGTCAACGTCCTGGACGAGATGGGCACGATCGAATGGGCCGGCGAAGGCGTCGCCGCCATCGGCGTACCGCTGATCGCCGCGCTGCTCTTCTGCTACATCGGCGGGTTCGTCTCGGCCTTCGCATCCTCCGTCGGAATCATCGGGGCCCTCATCCCGCTCGTCGTGCCGTTCCTGGAGAAGGGCGAGATCGGAGTCGTCGGCATGGTCGCCGCGCTGTCGGTGTCCGCCACCGTGGTCGACGTGAGCCCGTTCTCCACCAACGGAGCACTGGTACTGGCGAGTGCCGAAGAGGTCGACAGGGACCGTTTCTTCCGGCAGCTGATGATCTACGGCGGTGTGGTGACCGCCGCCGTACCGGCACTGATCTGGCTGGCCATGGTCGTACCCGGGTTCGGGTAG
- a CDS encoding carboxyl transferase domain-containing protein, translated as MSDTPRDVRDPGSSARAAIRAVASGFTEFEHPSADPAAPAGRGGPDGPLGWRGYGASRDRARERTGESESVVCGTGRIGGGTGTRGDDTAGAEAVLISFEFGYLGGSLGAQTGDRIAAAYEHARAHRLPLVSLIATGGSRMQEGMVALSQLQRVARESVLTRRAGVPQLAVLRDPATGGGWATLGAGADVVLALPGAQVAFAGSRVRPRDADPAAYTAEGQHAAGHIDQIVEQELLGAALGRWLTLLTGGSGSPAPPPQALPPRDASSAPPSHNRSSGSPQALPAGASPPDSVGGDAQAVPLSGQEAVARARSAQRPRAAAYLDDYFDWREEVRGDRCGGVDEGMLCGFGRHGGRTVAYAAQTGTATRPAGFRTAARLIRTADRLGIPVLTLIDTPGAANDAEAEGAGAGPAIAEVFAAVAEAAVPVTSLLIGEGGSGGALALAAPDRLWVTPDSYFSVIAPELAAAILKRPEHETAATADELMLRPQDVVRLGIARAVVVPRVGASRSDAA; from the coding sequence ATGAGTGACACGCCCCGCGACGTCCGCGACCCCGGTTCCTCGGCGCGCGCCGCCATCCGGGCCGTCGCGAGCGGCTTCACGGAATTCGAGCACCCGTCAGCCGACCCGGCCGCGCCCGCCGGTCGCGGAGGGCCGGACGGGCCGCTCGGCTGGCGCGGCTACGGGGCCTCACGCGACCGGGCGCGTGAGCGGACGGGCGAGAGCGAGTCCGTGGTGTGCGGCACCGGCCGGATCGGCGGCGGCACGGGAACTCGTGGCGACGACACCGCCGGAGCCGAAGCGGTGCTGATCTCCTTCGAGTTCGGATATCTCGGAGGCTCGCTCGGCGCACAGACGGGCGACCGCATCGCCGCCGCCTACGAGCATGCCCGGGCGCACCGTCTGCCGCTGGTGTCGCTGATCGCCACCGGCGGCAGCCGCATGCAGGAGGGGATGGTCGCGCTCAGCCAACTGCAGCGTGTGGCACGGGAGTCGGTGCTCACGCGCCGCGCCGGCGTGCCGCAGCTCGCCGTGCTCCGCGACCCCGCCACGGGCGGCGGCTGGGCGACGCTCGGCGCGGGCGCGGACGTGGTGCTGGCCCTGCCGGGCGCGCAGGTCGCCTTCGCCGGCTCCCGGGTACGGCCCCGTGACGCCGACCCGGCGGCTTACACGGCGGAGGGCCAGCATGCCGCTGGGCACATCGACCAGATCGTGGAGCAGGAGCTGCTGGGTGCGGCGCTGGGGCGCTGGCTCACGCTGCTGACCGGCGGCTCCGGCAGCCCCGCACCTCCACCGCAGGCACTGCCGCCCCGGGACGCGTCCTCGGCACCGCCGTCGCACAACAGGTCCTCGGGGTCCCCGCAGGCCCTGCCCGCCGGAGCCTCTCCCCCTGACTCCGTCGGCGGGGACGCCCAGGCCGTCCCCCTGAGCGGGCAGGAGGCGGTGGCGCGCGCCCGGTCCGCTCAACGGCCGCGTGCCGCCGCCTACTTGGACGACTACTTCGACTGGCGCGAAGAGGTACGGGGAGACCGCTGCGGCGGCGTCGACGAGGGAATGCTGTGCGGCTTCGGACGCCACGGCGGCCGAACGGTCGCGTACGCGGCCCAGACCGGCACAGCCACACGCCCCGCCGGTTTCCGCACCGCTGCCCGGCTCATCCGTACCGCCGACCGGCTGGGGATCCCCGTACTGACCCTCATCGACACCCCGGGGGCCGCCAACGACGCCGAGGCGGAAGGCGCCGGGGCCGGACCGGCGATCGCCGAGGTGTTCGCCGCCGTCGCGGAGGCCGCGGTGCCGGTGACCTCACTGCTGATCGGCGAGGGCGGCTCGGGCGGAGCACTGGCCCTGGCCGCACCGGACAGGCTCTGGGTCACGCCCGACAGCTACTTCTCCGTGATCGCCCCCGAACTCGCGGCAGCGATCCTCAAGCGCCCGGAGCACGAGACCGCCGCGACCGCGGACGAGCTCATGCTGCGCCCGCAGGACGTCGTACGGCTGGGAATCGCCCGGGCGGTCGTCGTCCCACGGGTCGGAGCTTCGCGGAGCGACGCTGCCTGA
- a CDS encoding sirohydrochlorin chelatase, giving the protein MTQPPALLLVGHGTRDDEDAEDFRSFVGEIASRSPEIPVAGGSLELSPPLTDSVAELVGRGVTDFVAVPLMLVSDGRAQGDIPAALAREEERHPGTSLRCARPLGPHPQLLSLLERRVEEALDGGTGTEGPAPRSPGDRAGTTVLLVGRGSTDPHANAEVHRTARLLWEGRGYAGVEVAFVSLAAPDVASGLDRCRKLGAKKVVILPYVLFAGVLTERAAMHAEGWSAANPEVEVVDAKAMGATDELADVVMEHYREAAGVTPPGPGDATGHPRPSRPRQDEDGHGHGRSHDADSDAHSH; this is encoded by the coding sequence GTGACGCAGCCTCCCGCCCTGCTCCTCGTCGGCCACGGCACCCGTGACGACGAGGACGCCGAGGACTTCCGGTCGTTCGTCGGCGAGATCGCGTCCCGCAGCCCGGAAATACCCGTCGCCGGCGGCTCGCTGGAGCTGTCGCCGCCGCTGACCGACTCCGTCGCCGAGCTTGTCGGGCGCGGCGTGACGGACTTCGTGGCCGTGCCGCTGATGCTGGTCTCCGACGGACGCGCGCAGGGCGACATCCCCGCGGCCCTGGCCCGGGAGGAGGAACGGCACCCCGGCACCTCATTGCGTTGTGCGCGCCCGCTCGGCCCGCATCCGCAGCTGCTGTCGCTGCTGGAACGCCGTGTCGAGGAAGCGCTGGACGGAGGCACCGGCACCGAAGGCCCCGCTCCCCGCTCCCCCGGCGACCGCGCCGGCACGACCGTGCTGCTCGTCGGACGCGGCTCGACGGACCCCCACGCCAACGCCGAGGTGCACAGGACCGCCCGGCTGCTGTGGGAGGGCCGCGGATACGCGGGCGTGGAGGTCGCGTTCGTCTCGCTCGCCGCGCCCGACGTGGCGTCGGGCCTGGACCGCTGCCGCAAGCTGGGCGCGAAGAAGGTCGTGATCCTGCCCTACGTCCTCTTCGCGGGTGTACTGACGGAGCGCGCAGCCATGCACGCGGAAGGCTGGTCCGCCGCGAACCCCGAGGTCGAAGTCGTGGACGCCAAGGCCATGGGCGCGACCGACGAGCTGGCGGACGTCGTCATGGAGCACTACCGGGAGGCAGCCGGCGTCACGCCGCCGGGGCCCGGGGACGCCACCGGGCATCCGCGGCCGTCGCGCCCCCGGCAGGACGAGGACGGCCACGGGCACGGCCGTTCGCACGACGCCGACAGCGATGCGCACTCCCACTGA